The following proteins are encoded in a genomic region of Oncorhynchus keta strain PuntledgeMale-10-30-2019 chromosome 35, Oket_V2, whole genome shotgun sequence:
- the LOC127915548 gene encoding caspase-6-like, with protein MIERCVRKVSQQHPMENTDIQQYIQERVVKVDSEVTGSPATSTALIESYAEPDVYEIGIEVSDPGEEYVMSYSLRGLALIFNQEYFSPELRLPHRHGTKADKNNLLRRQEVLAVINDGKPQQKTFSSGFNDVKVLSREDRGQG; from the exons ATGATTGAACGCTGTGTACGGAAAGTTAGTCAACAGCATCCTATGGAAAATACAGATATTCAACAATATATCCAAG AGCGGGTTGTCAAGGTGGACAGCGAGGTCACGGGGTCGCCTGCGACATCGACAG CCCTGATAGAGAGCTATGCTGAGCCTGACGTCTATGAGATAGG TATTGAGGTGTCAGACCCGGGGGAGGAGTATGTGATGTCATACAGCCTAAGAGGGCTGGCCCTCATCTTCAACCAGGAATACTTCTCGCCAGAGCTCCGCCTCCCTCATCGCCATGGTACCAAAGCTGACAAGAACAACCTCTTGCGACG ACAGGAGGTCCTGGCTGTCATAAACGATGGTAAACCACAACAAaaaacattttcatctggatttAATGATGTGAAAGTACTGTCccgagaggacagaggacaggggtaa